Within the candidate division WOR-3 bacterium genome, the region TTAAAACCGGTGATGTGTTCAAAATGACGCTCCTGAAGGATGGAAACACCGATCTCATTGGCAATATATACACGATTATATTCATCGACGGTTATCCCGGAACAAAATTGCGAGAGGAGACCATCGGCTTTGCCGTATTTTAAATTTAAATCGTCACTCCGGTCAAAGAGGGTGCCTTTTGTATCAATCATTAATACCCCTCCTGCGGCATCAAAGACTGTGCTGTACACCCTCCAACTTGAATCAATCGCTAGTTCCACTTCAAAACCCGGGGTCCTCTCACCTAAAAGAAAGGCATTTTTCAGGGTGGAATCATAAACCCAGAGTTTATCAGAAGGACCAGCAAGGGTAAGATAGAGATTATTTTGCCGGTCGAACTTCATATCCCATATTGCAATGGTCGAATCTATTCCTCCCGACCTCTGCCGTAGATAATGCCATTCATTCTTAATCGGGTCGAAAAAACCAGCAAGCAAGGAGTCTGTGTAATGGAAAGCAAACCAGATTTTATTGTCCGGAGCTGTTACGCACCGGTGAACAAACTTTGTGGGAAGCACCGAATCCTGTGAATAATTTTCCCAGAGACCATTATCCCGCAACCAGCTCATCCCCCGGGATTCGCTGGTGCGGGTGCCGTGGGCAACGAAAACACCCCATGGATTTGCCGTGATACTACAGACATGATTTGAAGCCAGGCAGTTCGCCCGCTTTAACTCCCATTGGTGGCTATTCAAATCAAAGACACCGATGCCCTCGCCGAAATAATCGGACCGGTAAGTATTACCTGTAGCACAAAACCACCGTCCTTTATAGATTTCCAAATCATTAATCGTCACCAAAAAGGGCAGACCGTTGTTTTCAAAAGTAAGATTCCCGTTAAAAAAGACACCTACCTGACGTAAAGAATCAAGTCCCAGGATTAGGGAATCTCCGCTTCCAGCTATTTCGGTTATTTTATAACCCAATAGAAGGGTATCAAAATAAGATCCACGAAACCTATTTAACCCGGCATCGGTTCCTACATAAATGACCGAATCAACTTTTTTAATCTTTCTTATATAATTCTTTAAAAGTCCCTGTTCCATCCCGTAAACTGTAACATTTTGAAAGTCGTTGCCAAATCTGGTGATCTTGTCATCGGTACCCAACCAGAAACTGGTGTCCACTTCAATCGTCAGAATATTATTTGAGGATAATCCTTGGAAATCATATATCTTCAAAATTTTATCATCCTGAAAATTTTGGGGAGTTTTTCGAGTATCAATGACCAGCAGACCATTCTGGGTTCCGACCAAGATTGTATCTCTCAGGCAATAGATGGTATTTATCCGGATACAGGGTAAACACTCGGTTGGGTAAACACGAA harbors:
- a CDS encoding T9SS type A sorting domain-containing protein, coding for MKPFYYTNHNYIYEIVVSDSIIYGATNGGVVALNYLRGSFRVLTNTDGLTANRQNCIALDSAGNIWAGSHNGLVQIDPGFKQVRVYPTECLPCIRINTIYCLRDTILVGTQNGLLVIDTRKTPQNFQDDKILKIYDFQGLSSNNILTIEVDTSFWLGTDDKITRFGNDFQNVTVYGMEQGLLKNYIRKIKKVDSVIYVGTDAGLNRFRGSYFDTLLLGYKITEIAGSGDSLILGLDSLRQVGVFFNGNLTFENNGLPFLVTINDLEIYKGRWFCATGNTYRSDYFGEGIGVFDLNSHQWELKRANCLASNHVCSITANPWGVFVAHGTRTSESRGMSWLRDNGLWENYSQDSVLPTKFVHRCVTAPDNKIWFAFHYTDSLLAGFFDPIKNEWHYLRQRSGGIDSTIAIWDMKFDRQNNLYLTLAGPSDKLWVYDSTLKNAFLLGERTPGFEVELAIDSSWRVYSTVFDAAGGVLMIDTKGTLFDRSDDLNLKYGKADGLLSQFCSGITVDEYNRVYIANEIGVSILQERHFEHITGFNNGQIYDVLADGAGRVWIMASNGVYAYDVNYQVLKRFTFEELGVNIEFLPLSNEIIQVQGFFYDPIRSCIWLGGETGLLKLEIIQPDTLVPDSILLYPNPVIKGSIMRIKNLPKYATVDIYSVTGRKIAQDLSPNPLGEVLWRIPGEIASGLYFALVKTNDNKKVCKFAIVK